In Mytilus edulis chromosome 7, xbMytEdul2.2, whole genome shotgun sequence, a single genomic region encodes these proteins:
- the LOC139481059 gene encoding vitelline envelope sperm lysin receptor-like isoform X2, with product MPFSTLMCVLFVFFIRSQIESLPQGIVVDFDIECGENINDTANITFLTDVDYITPVALCNGTEVILTPIDDFRSTINASYPGGPDVGCIFLRTYGPGIDVYSVNIEVAHNVNGTLIQNADDVYSLTCSFGDEIDGHADARKIDDSHFPPKALTDIKSRNITTNLTLDVVDYGGVSLTGKLIPLGKNIRLKGEISATSNETSFRAFSCQAISYDGIETFNILIGGCGDGLIFKKNNGFTTTGSVTFSPFFKAFRMRGNPYIKFQCQFTACQQGGGCNGSTCYKDKR from the exons TTGATATAGAGTGCGGAGAAAACATAAATGATACAGCTAATATCACCTTTCTAACCGACGTGGATTACATTACACCTGTCGCATTATGTAATGGGACGGAAGTAATACTGACCCCTATCGATGATTTTAGATCAACAATCAATGCCAGCTACCCAGGAGGACCAGATGTCGGATGTAtatttttg agaacTTACGGACCTGGAATAGATGTCTATAGCGTGAACATTGAAGTTGCTCACAACGTAAATGGTACTCTCATACAAAATGCTGACGATGTATATTCTTTAACATGTTCGTTTGGAGATGAAATAGATGGACATGCTGATGCAAGGAAAATCGATGACAG TCACTTTCCTCCTAAAGCTTTAACTGATATAAAATCTAGAAACATTACTACTAATCTGACACTTGATGTCGTCGACTACGGTGGAGTTTCATTAACAGGGAAATTAATACCACTCGGAAAAAATATTCGACTAAAAGGTGAAATATCAG CTACAAGTAACGAGACTTCCTTTAGAGCTTTCAGCTGCCAAGCTATATCATACGATGGAATTGAGACATTCAACATTTTAATAGGCGG ATGCGGCGATGGGCttattttcaagaaaaataaTGGTTTTACAACAACAGGAAGTGTTACTTTCAGTCCATTTTTTAAAGCTTTTAGAATGCGAGGAAATCCGTATATAAAATTCCAGTGTCAGTTTACTGCTTGTCAGCAAGGTGGTGGATGTAATGGG agtacCTGTTATAAAGACAAAAGATGA